In Podospora pseudoanserina strain CBS 124.78 chromosome 5, whole genome shotgun sequence, a single window of DNA contains:
- a CDS encoding hypothetical protein (COG:I; EggNog:ENOG503NYIQ) produces MKPFPEAPGGHTPKTFPFNLLRWRFLPIFLGLSYILYCKLTSQPIFAHPLPQHTGPYAVGAIDIESPVMPVRTIDTARFKATSTPAFDLQTVLFTVYYPTTYAAAKASTVKRHPWIPRPLYLRAQGYAKAAHISNWLVNKIFEIALKTLAGSITIPAAVDAPLSDTATRYSQFATSWDKAETQEQVLENAQVGGHPVIIFSHGTVSSRTDYSHYAGELAARGYVVVMLEHRDGSCPGSMIKRKGLPKEKRLIFDESEVETADGREISVEDFHKAQLSFREAEIEEAVRVMKLINMGRGADVYELNPRGEGVDLVNWAGRLNTDEMIVAGHSYGATGAMQALRGGPTPMRPFKGAIILDPGKQSGPLNRDINVPMLVVHSNSWSSKTSIFYGRAHFDTVKEIVEENNERGNPTWFMTSLGTSHPSVTDAPLLEPWILSFTTGATIDVYQGLRQYVHVAEDFLAFLGDGKARGLLAERAEFPQYDAGSGLGMWQPGQGDNQQAWEEKGEWWDWRSYWQIHVSPAGNGDKN; encoded by the coding sequence ATGAAGCCATTCCCAGAAGCTCCCGGGGGCCACACCCCTAAGAccttccccttcaacctcctccgaTGGCgattcctccccatcttcctcggcctGAGCTACATCCTCTACTGTAAActcacctcccaacccatcttcgcccacccactcccccaacACACTGGCCCCTACGCCGTCGGTGCAATCGATATCGAATCCCCCGTTATGCCCGTGCGCACCATCGACACAGCACGATTCAAGGCAACTTCCACCCCCGCCTTCGACCTCCAAACCGTCCTCTTCACCGTTTACTACCCCACCACctacgccgccgccaaagccTCAACCGTCAAACGCCACCCTTGGATCCCACGACCACTTTACCTCCGTGCTCAGGGTTACGCCAAGGCGGCGCACATCAGCAACTGGCTTGTCAATAAAATCTTCGAGATTGCACTCAAGACGCTGGCCGGgagcatcaccatccccgctGCGGTTGACGCCCCGCTAAGCGACACCGCGACGAGATACTCCCAGTTTGCGACTTCATGGGACAAGGCAGAGACACAGGAGCAGGTGCTGGAGAATGCACAGGTGGGAGGTCACCCGGTTATCATCTTTTCTCATGGGACTGTATCCAGTAGGACGGATTACTCCCATTATGCTGGGGAGCTCGCGGCGAGGGGGTACGTGGTTGTTATGCTTGAGCATCGAGATGGGTCTTGCCCGGGGAGTATGATCAAGCGGAAGGGACTgccgaaggagaagaggctcATTTTCGATGAAAGTGAGGTTGAGACTgctgatgggagggagatcaGCGTGGAGGACTTCCACAAGGCGCAGCTCAGCTTTCGGGAGGCGGAGATTGAAGAGGCGGTTAGGGTTATGAAGTTGATCAATATGGGGCGAGGCGCGGATGTGTATGAGTTGAACCCCAGAGGCGAGGGGGTGGATCTTGTTAACTGGGCCGGGCGGTTGAACACAGATGAGATGATCGTTGCCGGACATAGTTATGGAGCGACTGGGGCCATGCAAGCTTTACGTGGAGGGCCGACGCCAATGAGGCCGTTCAAGGGCGCTATCATCCTTGACCCTGGGAAGCAAAGCGGTCCGTTGAACAGAGATATCAACGTCCCCATGCTTGTGGTGCACAGCAATTCTTGGAGCAGCAAGACGAGCATCTTTTATGGAAGGGCGCACTTTGACACGGTGAAGGAGATCGTGGAGGAGAATAATGAGAGGGGGAATCCGACCTGGTTTATGACTTCTCTGGGCACCTCGCATCCCAGTGTGACGGACGCGCCGTTATTGGAGCCTTGGATTCTGAGCTTCACGACTGGGGCAACAATTGATGTCTATCAGGGGTTGAGACAGTATGTACATGTTGCGGAGGACTTCTTGGCGTTTTTGGGTGATGGAAAGGCAagggggttgctggctgAGAGGGCTGAGTTTCCTCAGTATGACGCTGGTtctgggttggggatgtggCAGCCTGGTCAGGGTGATAACCAGCAggcttgggaggagaagggggagtggtgggattgGAGGAGTTACTGGCAGATTCATGTGTCTCCTGCGGGAAATGGTGACAAGAACTGA
- a CDS encoding hypothetical protein (EggNog:ENOG503P20E), with translation MVSFRNIIAGTIALAAPAMAALTSTQIADTLKTLTARSQALQAPAQQITILNGPLIVVGLGPFPQIIQGFTEIITITTAAIPEIVATPRFELDADRKTVADAFREFVRVHQVLLNILIGKAGLFQTVPIIGQPVAAVLRQLESVVDSAAFALIDVVAGTNGVPEQANSLGNTIGIAIESYEGLQVTKRENVIPAAAIKAAPIGRRAQMIAA, from the exons ATGGTCTCTTTCCGCAACATCATCGCTGGCACTATTGCCCTTGCTGCCCCCGCCATGGCTGCTCTCACCTCCACCCAGATTGCCGATACGCTCAAGACCTTGACAGCCAGGTCCCAGGCTCTCCAGGCTCCCGCTCAGCAgatcaccatcctcaacggCCCTCTCATCGTCGTTGGCCTTGGCCCTTTCCCT CAAATCATCCAAGGTTTCACtgagatcatcaccatcaccactgccGCCATCCCTGAGATTGTTGCCACCCCTAGATTTGAGCTCGACGCCGACCGGAAGACCGTCGCCGACGCCTTCCGTGAGTTTGTCCGCGTCCACCAGGTGCTTCTCAACATCTTGATCGGAAAGGCTGGCCTCTTCCAGACCGTCCCCATCATTGGACAGCCCGTTGCCGCcgtcctccgccagctcgagtctgttgttgat TCTGCTGCTTTTGCCCTCATCGATGTCGTCGCTGGCACCAACGGTGTCCCCGAGCAGGCCAACTCTCTCGGCAACACCATTGGCATTGCCATCGAGAGCTACGAGGGTCTCCAGGTTACCAAGCGTGAGAATGTCATtcccgctgctgccatcAAGGCCGCGCCCATCGGCCGCCGCGCTCAGATGATCGCTGCCTAA